Part of the Thermomicrobiales bacterium genome is shown below.
CTGGGCTACGCCATGCAACGCCAGTAGCGAACTCGCCAGCAAGAGTCCCACCGCTCCCAATGCGAGCGGGCGCACGCCGTTCGGCACCCGCCCAAACGGCGCAGCTCCGGCCAGCATTGCCCAACCCAACACCGCGTAGGAAACGGTGCGGTCGGCATACCCCGGGCTCACCAGATAGCTGGCAAGCGCGGTCACACCGATCGTTCCGAAACAAAGCGACATTCCCAGTACGAGCATCGTGCGATAACGGCCGCTCAAGGTGGCGGCCGCGAGGAGCAATATCAGCGCCACGAGCGCTGCCGCCACTGGCCGGATTTCGGGCCAGGTCACCCACGGCGTGCGCACGACCCCCCAGTAGTAGGCACGCTCGCCTGGCAAACCGACGATGGAGTAGAACGAATCGAACACCTTCTGCCAGGTGACATACAGAAAAACGCGGTCGTCCCCGACGAATTTGATGCTGCGCAGCACTTGCGCCGCCCATGGAACGAACAACAACGCCGCGCCACCAACCGCAATCAACCACGCCCGGACGGTGCGCCAGGGAGATTCCCGCGCCAGCCAGGCAACCGTCAGCACCTGCGGCGCAAGCGCATAGAACGCACTGTAGTCGGTATACGCCGCCAGCGCCAGCATCGCCCCATAGACCACACCCCACCGGCGATCGCGCTCCGGCAGAAACCGGATGAGCGCATACCAGGAGAGCACCACGAACAGGGCCGCGGGGGCGTACATGCGGCCCTCACGCGAGTACCAGATATGCAACGGCGCCAGCGCCAGAATCGTGCTCGCCAGCAGCCCGGCGTAGGTTCCGACCAGCCGCCGGGTGAGGAAGAAGACCGCGACAATGGTGGCGCTGCCGGCAACCGCGCTCACCAGACGGGCGGCTTGCGCTTCTCCGGTGAGGAGTGAAACCGCTTTCACGATGCCGAAATAGAGGGGTGGGTGATTGTCGTAGGCGCCTTCGAACCCAAGCACCGTCGTCCAGGGACGGCGAATGTAGTCGACGACATAGATCTCATCCAACCAGAGACTGAGATCGTCGAGCCGCAGCAACCGGACTGCCATTCCAAGCAGCACGATCCCGCCCAACGCCAACCAGGTCACCCAGTTCGGCAGCGGCGCCCGGGTGACGCCAATGGGCGGATCGGTAACGAGGAGTCGTTGGTTGGCCATCTCCCGCATGCTCAATCGCCGGGATTCGCATGCGAGGGATCGAGCATCGTTCTCCGCCGCCCAAACAGCTCGCGCGCCGGATCGAGCCCGAACCAGCTCTTGCGCACGAATCCAGCCATCGGGATGACCTGCAGGAGACCGAGATAGAGCAACCCGGCGTCGAACGCGCTCCAGTCCGATGTGTTCGCGATCCGATAGATCAATCCGGCGACCAGCACCAGTACCAGCGTGGTTTGCAGCAACGTCTCTTTCCAATACCACTGATGCTTGTCGGTCTTGCGCGTTACCCGATAGCGGTATGCGCAATCTGGGCCGCCAAACAGCGCCCGCAACGATGCCATGGCATAGATCGGCGCCAGACCGACGGCCATCTCGCGCAACCGCCAGACCGATTCGAACGGGCGGTTCCCTTTGAGCGAGACCAGGAAGAGCTCGGTGGCAACCACCAGCGGCCAGAAGCGAATGGCCGCTTCGTATCCCTCGAGCCGGAAGGGATAGATATTGGTGAACAGCGTCACCGAGATGCAGAGCATGAAGAGAATGGTCGCGAAGCTGTGCAGATAGAAGATGGCCATCTGCATGAATTGCAGCCGCTGCCGAACGCCCAGCCCCTTGAAATCGAGCCAGAACATGATGCGCATGGTGTCGAGCGCCCAGGTGCCCCGTTGCTTGTAGACATTGGGGATGTCTTCCGGGGCGTGTTGCGCCTGAGCGCCGACGATGGGGAGATAGGCGCTCTTCCAGCCGAGCCGGAGCGCTTCGATCCCGGACATCAGGTCTTCGACCAGACTCCAGGTGGGGAAAAGACCGATCGATTCGAGCGCGTTGCGCCGCCAGACCAGCCCCGATCCGCACGGGAAAACCGCGTTGGTCGCGTGGCGCGCGAGGAGCATCCCTTCATAGAAGATCGGTTCGAGATTGTTGAACGGGTCCCCTTCGGATACCTCGGCGGTCTTGCGGGTCTGAACAAAGGCCAGCGCGTCGTCGTGCAGCAAGAGCCCCACGACCTGCCGCAAGAAAAACGGCTCGACGACTTCGTCGTCGCAATCGCGCGTTTCGATGTAGCCGACGTTCGGCTCGATCTCGATCAGCCGGTCGTAGGCGGAGTTGAGATTACCGGCCTTGGCATCGCCCCGTCGTAGCGACGACTCGCGACCCGGGGGACGGTGGTAGACGATGCGGCCACGCGGATAGTGGTTCTGCAGCCGCTCGACCTCGTGCTCCAGTTCTGGAGACCCCAGATCGTCACTGACGATGACCACCAACCGATTGGCCGGCCAATCCTGGGCGAAGATCGATTCGACCGTGCGCAGCACCATCGACAACGGTTCGCCGAGGGTTGGCACCAATACCCCCACAATCGGTTCTTCCCCCTTTGGCACGGGGTGCGTTTCCGGAACGGCGCGCAGCCACTCGTTGATGCACGTCACCGCGGTCAACGCCATGGTCAGGCTCAGGGCAAACGCGAAGGGGACCGAGAGCCAGAAGTCTTCGTAGTTGAGGTGCATCAGGAGCCAGGGTCCACACCACAACATACTGGCCATCGCCAGGATACCCGCCAGCCGGATCTTCCAGGGGTTCATACGTCCTCCTGGAACGGCTTCGTGTTGTGACGCACGACCGTCTGAACGAGATGCTCGCGATCCCGCAATCCGTCGCTCACCGAGGAGACGCTCGAACTGGCGGTAACCACGGGCTCAAAGGTTCCACAGGAGCCGATACCGGTCATGACCAGCGCGCTCCAGGGATCGATCGCCTGCGAATCGACAAACCAGGAGAAGCTGCAGAAGTCGAAAACGACATCGCGCTCGAAAAGCAACGATTCGTCGAGCACATCGTTCGGCGCTTCGATCCGGTCGGCCTCATAGAGCGCGAGCGCATAGGGCCAGCGCTCGTTCGCGAGCACCTGATCGCCTGGCTTCATGGCGCTGACCAACGCGGCAACTGGTTCGGACGAATCGGGCCACCCGCGGTCGAACGCCCGCGTTTGCTGAGCGGCAAGCAACCCAAGCCCAAGCACAGCGACGCCAAGCACGATCAGCCGGGCGCGATCCCAGGAGACCTCCGCCAGCGCCAGCCCAACCGCGGGATAGAGCAACACGGTTCCGAGCGCGAGATCGAGATGGACCAGGGTAGCTCCGTCACGCGCGCTAAGGAGCCACGTCCCCAGCCAGAGCGCGGGGCCCATCAGGAACGCAGCAATGACCGGACGCAAACCTCGGTTCCGATACCAGGCAGCGAAACCAGCCAGCAAGGGCAGGACGCCCCACAGCACGATGACCGCCCGGACCGCATTTGCCGAGTCGTAGGCGCCGATCCCATCGGAGAGCCCGAAAACTCTTCCCGGTGACAAGACATCGACGATTTGGGTGGCAAAAATATCGAAGTACACGACCAGGGCAAGCCCCGCCAGCAGCCACATCAGGCCGATATCGATTGGGGCGCGCCGGCGACGCAACGCGGCGATCAGCATGGTGGCCGGAATCAGCATCAGCACAGCGCGATAGTGCGCCAGCATCGCCACGGTCAACATCGCCGTCGCCAGCAAGAGCCATCCACGATGATCGAAGCGCGCAAGCTGCACGATGGCCCAGACCGCAATGCATGTGGCTGCCAGCGCCGGCGCTTCCATCGAGCTCAGATGCCCAGCCACCCAGAATGGGGCGCTGAGCGCAAGCGCGCCCGCCGCGAAGCAGGCAGCCCGCGCTCCAAACAACCAGTCTGTGGCAGAGCGCAACGCGAGAAACCCCACTGCCACCAATGCAAGCGCGATCAAACGCGCACCAGCGGCTCCCCAGAACTCGTATGCGCTCCCGCTGAGCACTGGCCAGAGCAGCGACCCGGGCAGGGTGCGCAGATATCCATCGCTCCAGCCATACCCATCGAGCGTGCGCAATCCGGCGAGCGCCGCGCGGGACTCGATGGCCGAAAGCGAATTGAACTGACGGGCGATGTGGACGGCCTGGAGGACGACGAAAAGCAGCACGATTGCAATCCCGGCAATCGTGAAGTCTCTTTCCTGTTTCCCAAGCGCGTGCGACCGAGCGCGCACTGCTGCGGCTGAGGACGCCATCTTCCAACTCGTCAGATCACCTTGCCACGCACATTGGCGGTGATCGAAAAGTGCTGGATGTTCAGCGAGTTCCTGTAGCCTCGCTGGGGAGCCGATCGCCGCCGGCGATCGGTTCGAGAGCGCATGTGCCGGCGCAACCCTGACCCGCCTCCGATGCTCTCTGTACTGCTGTGGCCTGCTGGATCAGATACCGTCCGGTACGCCTGCCCGGATCACTTCATACGCGCAGGCCTCGGCAGCAGAAAGCATCTTGAATTTTGGGTCCCCCACTAGTGTAGCGAAGCTGAGAAATTGCTAAAAGGCCGTCCGTACACCGTGAAATGGAACGTTCGTGCCTCCCGCGGGGACCGAACGATACGGATCGAGCCAACCATGCCAATAAATCCGGAATGACCGGCATGGCCGTGTGCGCGTTTTGCGTCGAGGCGTGGCGCGTGTGGTACCTTCTGGCAGACAGGAAACAATGCGCACGGCGCTGATTCGGGTTGGCGCGCTCCACCTGAATCGACCGGTCCCAACCGGTGTCTTGCTCCGTCGATGTCAGGAAGATTGGTAGCCATGAACGCACACCGACGGATGACACTTTTCGGCACGCTGGTGCTCTTGTCGCTCTTGATCGTCCCAATTGCGGTCGCTCAGGACAGCACACCGACTTCCGGATCACCGGCCGCAAGCCCGGTTGCGAGTCCCATTGCAAGCCCAATCGCAAGCCCGGCCGCGTCACCGGTTGCGGTCGAGCCAACGCCAACTCAGATCCCGGACGGTCCGCCTGAAGGCACGCCGCTTCCAGCGCATATCACGACCGGGCTCTACCCAGGTCAGGGATCGGTCACCCTGGTCAAGGTGGCAGACGGGTTGGAAAGCCCGCGCGTGATTACTCCGGCGTTCGATGGCACGGGCCGGCTCTTCATTGGCGAGCGCTATGGCACCGTGCGGATCCTGACGGCCGAGGGTGAGCTGTTGCCGGAGCCGTTTATCGACATCGGCCCGATCGTGGTTTCCGTGCACCAGGACCAGGGGTTGCTCGGCATCGCATTCCATCCCGACTACGAAACCAACGGGCTCTTCTACCTGGCCTATACCGACTACAACGTGAACGGCGGTCTCGTGGTCTCGCAATACCGCGTATCGGCGGATGATCCGAACAAGGCCGACCCGGACTATGCCGTCGATATCATCAAGATCCCGCATCCGACGCCGATCCTGAACGGCGGCACGATTCATTTCGGCCCGAACGACGGCTATCTCTATATCGGCAGCGGCAACGGCGCGTTCTTCGGCGTGCACGACCTTTTCACGGCGCAGGAGATGGACCAGAGCCTCGGCAAGATTCTGCGCATCAATATCGTGAACGACGAAAACGGCACGTACTACACGATTCCGCCCGACAATCCGTACAACGCCAGCTACACCTACCCCGCCGCGCCCGTTACCTTTGCGATGGGATTGCGCAATCCCTGGTCGTGGCAGTTCGACTATGAAACCGGGGATATGTACATCACCGATGTCGGTGAGATGTCCTGGGAAGAGATCAACTTCATTCCCGCATCCAGCAATGGCGGCCAGAATTTCGGTTGGCCGATGTGGGAAGGGGCCCACTGCGTCAACTATCTGAGCACCGGCTCGTGCCCGGAGATGGGCACGTTGCCGGTCGCGGAGTATCCACATGTGGGGTACGGATGCGCGGTGGCAGGGGTGGGCGTCTATCGTGGCGACGACATTCCCTTCCTCGAGGGCTTCTTCCTGGCGGTCGACTATTGCACCGGCAAGATTCTGAGCCTCTCGCACGATTCCGTGGGCAAGTGGCAGTTCCAGGAGCTGGCCGACCTCTACCTGCTCTTGCTTGGCGGAGGTGTGAGCGAAGATGGGGAAGCCTATGTGCTCTCCTGCGATTGCGGGCTCGGCCCAGGCAAAGCAGAGAACAATCCCGGCACGGTTTGGAAGGTCGTGAGCACGGCCAACATTCCGGAAGGAGTCGAGGTCGCGCCGAACGGGTAGTTCGGGGGTCCTGAGTCCAGGGTCCAGGGTCCAGAGACGAGGGTGCGGTGTCCGGAGGCCGGAGCCCTGCGACAACCGCACCGGTCGTAGTGAAGGACGTCTCCGCCCTCTCGCGTCCGGGGCCCTGGGTCCGGAGGCCGGGGAGGCTTTGAGGAGCGTGCTGACAGCAACAAGGCCTCCAGTCGACCGCCTTCGTGCAACCGACCACTGACCACTTGCGACTGACAACTGCCTTCTGACAACCGACGACTGCCTACTGGCAACTGATAGACTGGTCAACCGTCAGGAAGGTCCACCGGCAGAGGAGTCCCGGGTGAACCGGCGTTTCTTGCGTACCAAATGAACGCCACGCTTGCCCTGCTGCTGGCTGCTCTCATTGCCGCCCCGTTGACCGCGGCGTTCGGGACCGCGCGCCCGTCACTCACCCGACCGGTCGCCATCGTCACCACGGCCATCGCGTTCCTGGCCGCGCTCTACAATGCTGCTCGCCCCGGCCCGGCCATCGACAAGGAGTGGGCCCCCGCCTGGGGGATGCGGCTCCACTTCGAAGCCGATGGCCTCGCGGTGCTGTTCGCCCTGCTGGCTACCGGGATCGGGCTGCTCGTGGTCGTCTACGCCAGCGGCTATATCCCGCTCCATCTCCATCACGAGCACCGGCCAGACGCCGACCAAACGCGCTTCTTCGCGTTCATCCTCCTCTTTATGGGCGCCATGACTGGCCTGGTCATGGCGCAGGACTTGATGCTGATCTTCCTCTTCTGGGATTTGACGGCCATCGCTTCGTACTACCTGATCGGCTTCGATACGCAAAAGCGCGAAGCGCGCATCTCAGCCTTCACAGCGCTCATCGTGACCGGCATCAGCGCGGTCGGTTTCCTGATCGGCGCGTTGATGCTCGATGCCGAATTCGGCTCGTTTCAGCTTCCGGTCCTGATCCGCGACATCGTGCCCAACGATGAATCCGACATTGCCCTGGTGCTGATCCTCATTGCCGCGCTGGCAAAAAGCGCCCAGGTTCCCCTGCACTTCTGGTTGCCGCGCGCCATGGCCGCGCCCACGCCCGTTTCCGCCTATCTCCATTCGGCGGCCATGGTGGCGGCCGGCGTCTTCCTGATCGGGCGGTTCTATCCGCTCATCGCGCTGCGGGAGTGGATGCTCGACCTGCTGATCGTGGTCGGCGTGGCCTCGATGTTGACCGGGGGCATCCTCGCGCTCACACGTGACAACATGAAGCAATTGCTCGCCTATTCCACGATCGCGCAATACGGTTATATCGTAACCATGTTCGGGCTTGGGGGGAAAGCCGGTGTCTTTGGGGCGATGTTCGCCATCATTGCGCACGGGCTGGGCAAGAGCGCCCTCTTCCTGACTGCCGGAACAGTCACCGAAGCGACCGGCGCGCGTGAGCTCAGCCAAACAGGCGGCCTGCGCCGCACCATGCCGCTCCTGGCGGTTGCCAGCGGCATCTCCGCCGCGTCGCTGGCGGCGATCCCGCTGACCATGGGGTTCTTCAAGGACGAATATTTCTTCGAAGCCGCCGCGCACCATGGCCGCGCCATGCAGATCATCGCGGTCGTGGCCGCGTCCATGACCTTCTGCTATCTGGCGCGGTTCTGGTGGGGAATCTTCTGCGGACCGGAGATCGGAGCGCCGCGGCCGGTCTCCTTCACGCTGGTGGCGCCCATTGCCGCGCTCGGCGCGCTCTCACTCATCGGCGGCATCTGGCCCGAACCGTTCGCCAGGGTTGCATCCAGAGCCGGACAAGTCGCCCTGCAAAGCGACGATGCGCTCCATCCTGCCTATCACCTGCACTGGACCATCGAGAACGGTATGGCGATTGCCGCCATTGGCATCGGGTTGGTGCTTTTCCTGACACGCCGCATCTGGTTCGACACAGTCGAGGTGGCCGAGCTCTTTGGCGCGCGCTTTGGTCCGGAACGGGTCTACCGCGCCGGTGTGCTGAATCTCAACAATCTGTCCGACCGGATTCACTGGATCGAAGTGCGCGACCTGCGCAGCCGCGTAGCCACGGTGCTTGCCCCGGCGGCGCTGATGGTGGTGATCACGCTCATCTTCACCAATGCCGACAACTCGTTTCGCATGGGCAATGTGCATCGGGACGATTGGCCGCTGATCATGATGGTGGCGGTAGCGAGCATTGCCGGCGTGGCGGCGGCATTCCCGCGTGATCACTTCTCCATGGCGCTCGCGCTTTCCGGGGTTGGGTTCGCGATCTCGGTGGTGTTCGCCCTGTTGCGGGCGCCCGATGTGGCATTGGTGGCGGTGCTGGTGGAGACCCTCTTCGGCCTCCTCTTCTTCGCCTTTCTGGCTCTGCTCCCACGCAACGTGGAGCATGCCGATGTCGTCCCCTCGGATGAGCCACAGGAAGCGGCGCATACTCACCGGGTGCGCGATTCGGTGTTGGCGGCCTTCGGCGGGTTGTTGGCATTCCTGGTGGCGTGGGGCGTGCTCTCCCGTCCGGCCCCGGTCGACAGCATCCTGGAGGAATACGTCGATCTCACCCCGGAAGCTCATGGCGACGCCATCGTGACGGTCATCCTGGCCGACTTCCGCGGACTCGACACCATGGGAGAGATCACCGTGATCGGCATTGCCTTCCTCGGCATCGCCACCTTCATTCGGCGGAGGCGGTTGCGATGAACAACGGCATGGCCAAGCAGGCCGCTCGCCTGTTGCTCGTACCGACCTGGATGGTTGCCTTCGCTATCCTGATCAAGGGCTACTCCGATTCCGGCGATGGTTTCAGCGCGGGGGTGATTGCCGCGCTGGGCGTGATCATGGTGTATGTCACCTACGGCACCGAAACCGCGGAAACGATGCGCCCGGTGCGCTATGCGCGCCAAACTGCCATGATCGGTTTGCTGCTGGCGCTCGCCACGGCGTTCTTTCCCGTCCTGCGCGGGGAGCCGATTATGACCCACTACCCTGGCCCCGACAGGGATGCGATGCACATCGGCGCGCTGGAGCTGACCACACCGTTCCTCTTCGATATCGGCGTGTTCCTGCTGGTGATGGGCGTGTGCGTCGGTATCTTCGATCTGCTGGCGCATGCCACCCGCCGGGAGCGGCGCTCATGACGCTGATCGTCTCGCTCGCCATCGGGTTGCTCTTCGCGGCTGGCAGCTATCTGCTGCTGCAGCATGACTTCATCAAGGTCGTGGGCGGCACGATCCTGATCTCCCACTCGGTGAACCTCTTCATCATGTCTTCCGGGCTCAGCCGAGGCACCGAGCCGATCTATCCCCTGATTCCTGGGGAAGCAATCAGCGATCCGGTGGTGCAAGCCATGGTGCTCACCGCCATCGTCATCAGCTTTGGGGTTTCGGCGCTCCTCATCAGCCTCATCTACCGCGTGTATGTGGCGCATCGCTCGGTCGACATCGAGCACATTTCCGACTTCGAGGAACGCCTGGTCCAGCTCGAAGAAGAACAAGTTCCGCCCGAACCCGGCATCGAGGTCCTCCAGGACCGAGAGGTGGACGACGAACGCACGCGGCAGGCGGCAGGCAGCACGCAGTACGGAGGTGGCGAGTGAACGCGCCGATCCGCGGCGCCGTCATGCTGCATGCCGCGTGCCGCCTGCTGCCTGCTGACAACACCGGAGCCGTTCCATGTTGATCGTGCTGGGGCTGGGGATACTCTGGATCGCGGGGGTCTGCGTCGCGATTCTGGACGGGCGGCGCAAGCGAGTCGGCTGGCTGGCCGTGGCGGCGCTGATCGCGGCCATCGCGGCGCTGGTGGCGCTCGCCGATCAGGTGCGCGACGAGGGGCCGCAACAGATGATCGCGGGCGATTGGAACGCCGGTGTCGGCATCGGTCTGCGGGCCGATATGCTGGGCGTCACCTTCGCGTTGCTCTCGCTGGGCGTGCTGCTGGCCGCCCTGATCTTCGAAGTCTGCAATGGGGTGCGCTCGCAGTCGTTCCCGGCCCTTGTCTTGCTGCTGGGCGCCGGGCTCACCGGGGTTTTCCTGACCGCGGACGCATTCAACTTCTATGTCTTTTTCGAGATCGCCATGATCTCGTCCTATGTCCTTACCGGCTACGGCGACGAGGGACGCCAGCTCCGCTCGGCCACGATCTTCGCAATTGTGAATCTGCTCGGCTCGGCCTTTTTCCTGATGGGCATTGCCGCGCTCTATCACCAAACGGGCCGGCTCGACATGGCGGGTATCGCCCAGCGGGTTGCGGTGCTCGCTCCCGAGTCGGTCATTCTCAGCGCGGTGCTCATCTTCACGGCCTTCGGCATCAAGCTTGGCATCTTCCCCTTCCACTTCTGGCTGCCCGCGGTCTATACCGGCACCCGACCGGCGGTGGCCGCCATCCTGAGCGGGGCTGTGGCAAACATCGGCACCTACGGCCTGTTGCGCTGGGGCGGCGGCATGTTGCCAGACGAATTGGAGACGGCCGCCCCGATGTTCTTCGCGCTGGGGGTCATCTCGATTCTCTACGGATCGTTGCAGGCGCTCTCGCGCCGGTCGGTGGCGGAAGTGGTGGCCTATTCGTCGATCGGCCAGGTTGGCTTCATCCTGGTCGCGCTTGCCATCGGCGGGCCGCTCGGTTTCAGCGCGGCGGTCCTCTTCGCTATCGTCAACGCGGTCAACAAGACATTGCTCTTCCTGACCGAGAATCTGCGCGGCTGGTTGACCGGGTTTGCCTTCGCGGTGGGTGCGTTCAGTGTGGCCGGGGTGCCCCCGGCCGGTGGTTTCCTGGGGAAGGCCGGACTCTTCCGGGTCGCAGCGGAGGAGGACAACTGGGTCGTCATCGCGCTGGTGGTCGCTGGTAGCGTGCTCTCGTTCGTCTACATGTTCCAGATCTACCAACGCCGCTTCTGGACGCCAGATGCCGGGGACTCGGCCCACGCAGTGGCGAGTCCGACCTCGGTGCGCGCGGTGGTGGTGGTGCTGGCGGTGATTACCTTGCTGATCGGCATTTGGCCTGAGCCGGTTCTCTGGGTGAGCGATCAGGCGGGCCAGTTTGCGGTGACGTCGCCATGATCCGCGCGGCGTTCATCGTCATCCTGCTGGCGGCCGTCTTTTGCCTGACGCTCGCCAGCTACGATCCCTGGGACATGCTGATCGGCGCGATTCTCGGTTCGATCGTGCTGGCGCTTTTCCATGATGCGGTGCCTGGCATACCTGGCAAGTCAGGCCGCGAGCTCCCCTCGCTTCCCAGCCGGATGATCCACTTCATTCCCTTTGCCGGCATCACCATCTGGGAGATCCTGATCGGATCGGTGCGTGTGGCGGCCATCGTGATCGGGATCCGCAAACTGGAGCATCCAGGTATCGTGGCCGTGCCGATCGGCGAACGGAGCAAGCTCGGCGTCATCGTGACCGGAATCACCACCTCCCTGGCGCCAGGCTCCATCCTGCTCGATATCGACTGGGGCCGGAATTTGATGCTGGTGCATGTGATGGACGCGAGCGACCCCGACCAGATCCGCGCCGACATGCAGGAACTCTATGACCGCTATCAACGAAAGGTCTTCCCATGATGCGAGGCATCGGCAGTCAGTCATCGGGCGCCAGTCGGCAGTCGCCAGCAGCCGACGACTGGCAACTGCCGACTGTCAAACCTGGAGGCGCGTATGCATGAGCTCGTTTTTCGCGGAGCGGCGCTGTGGATGGCGGTGCTGATCTGCGTCTGTCTGCTGACCGTGGTGCGGGCCCGCTCGTCACTGACGCGGGTGCTGGCGCTGGACATGGTGACGTTGTTGCTGATCGCCCTGTTGATCCTCTACTCCGATTCGCGCCGGGTGGGGTACTACCTCGATGCCGCGCTGGTGCTTTCGCTCCTCTCTTTCCTGGCGACAATTGCCGCAGCCCGCTATCACAGTGAGGGGGAGATTTTCTGATGCTCTCTGACCGGTTGGGCAATCTGGGTCCATACCTGGCCGACACGCTCGTGGTCATGGGCGTGGTCATCATGACGCTGGGGGTTATCGGCATCATTCGCATGCCGGACGTGTACACCAAGCTGCACGCCGCCAGCAAAGCAGTCTTTCTCGGCACCATCGGATTCACGATGGCGTCGATCGTGACCAACGATTGGGAGATCATCGCCCGGGTGATCCTGATCGCTGGTATGCTCATGATCACGACTCCCGTGGCTTCCCAGGTGATCGCCCGGGCGGCCGCGATCGAGCACGAGTTGATGCGCTCGCCGGGCGCGGTGGACGAATCGATCTACGATCTCGTGTTGCGGGACGAGCTTGCATATCTCCCGATCGAACGGGGAGAATCCGTCCGCGCGGTGATTCGCGACCGCAAGCACAAGAACGAGATCGGCTGGCAACCGCGCCATCCGCATGTGCATCCGCATCCGGCCAACGACGAGAAACAGGACGGTTCCCAGTGAGCGATCAATCGAACAACTCTCCGGCCGTGCCCGGTGGGCAAATGCCCCCGAAACCGCCTGTCTCGCAACGCGCCAAGCAGACGGTGGGCACCGGCTACCGAGTGGTTCGCTGGATCGTGCTGATCGTGTTGGTGGTGACCGCCACCGTCTTCATCATCCGCAATTTCGAGCGGGTCGAGATCGACTGGGTGTTTCGCACCTCGTCGGTTCCGCTGTCGCTCATCATGGTCGCGTTCCTGCTGATCGGGTTGGCGATTGGCTGGCTGATCCACTGGTTTTCCAGCCGCGCGCAACGCCGGCGATCGTACTAGCACTCGACCGGTTTCGTATTCCGCTCGACGAAAGACGGGAAGGACCCCTATGACGATTCGCGCGCGTTTCCCTGGAGTTGTAGCGGCGCTGGCGCTCGCGCTTGTCACGATCACCGGAACGCTGGCGCAGAACGCCACACCGATCGCGAGCGGATCGCCCGAGGCGTCGCCGGCGGCTCCCAGCGATTGCGGCACATTGCTCGGCGTCGGTTCGCCAGACGATGGTTGCGTGATCTTCATCAACGCGCTCGACGGCGACATCGCGCTCGATCTCTATATCGATGGGCTCAAAGCGGTCGACGATCTGACCTTCGGGGATGTCAGCGGCTATTTCTCGTTGCCAGCCGGCGACTACACCTTCGATCTCGTTCCGGCTGAGCAAGCGTTCGCATCCAGTCTGTTCACGCTCACCGACGAACAGATCGAGGCGGGCATCGCCTATGAGTTCGCCGCAGTCGGAACCGCCGCCGATCCCCAACTCCTCGTCTCCCCTGTCGATCTCGCGCCGCTCGCTCCCAATACGGACGTGCCCGTCGGCAACACGCGTATCCGCGCCGTCAATGGGGTGGCGGATGCGCCCTCGATCGATGCTGTCCTCATCGGCGGCGATATTGCCGAACGGGTGGGCGCGCGTCTGGCCTTCCAGGATGTCTCCGACTATCTGCAACAGGTCGCCGGAACCTATCGGGTGCAACTCTCCACCAGCGAGGGCGATTTCACCACATTGCACCTGGAAGAAATCACGTTTGTCGGCGACACGGTCTACAGTCTCTATCTGATCGGCAGCGCGGCCAATGGCGAGCTGCGCCTGTTGCCGGTGGCGGTCGACCTGCACGATGGCAGCGCGACACGACGTTCTGTGCCGCCGGCGCTCGTGTCCGAGATCGTCGAAGTCAGCAACTTTTCCATCTATCAGGGTGATTGCGCGCAGCTCAGCGG
Proteins encoded:
- a CDS encoding glycosyltransferase family 39 protein encodes the protein MANQRLLVTDPPIGVTRAPLPNWVTWLALGGIVLLGMAVRLLRLDDLSLWLDEIYVVDYIRRPWTTVLGFEGAYDNHPPLYFGIVKAVSLLTGEAQAARLVSAVAGSATIVAVFFLTRRLVGTYAGLLASTILALAPLHIWYSREGRMYAPAALFVVLSWYALIRFLPERDRRWGVVYGAMLALAAYTDYSAFYALAPQVLTVAWLARESPWRTVRAWLIAVGGAALLFVPWAAQVLRSIKFVGDDRVFLYVTWQKVFDSFYSIVGLPGERAYYWGVVRTPWVTWPEIRPVAAALVALILLLAAATLSGRYRTMLVLGMSLCFGTIGVTALASYLVSPGYADRTVSYAVLGWAMLAGAAPFGRVPNGVRPLALGAVGLLLASSLLALHGVAQDADKEHYRQLAVAAGELDELGYPLVAVERPEHQLIADSTGLVRTAISIYEPDIQVGDIGQAQLPPVFWDIATNYPWEAAGMAELRAELASRGFVLVQSEPFQPVMSLDLWVSADLVGDQRSSISTWASQTAPVEDAPGWWLEDGSAFAEVGPTGAPQLLIYALENGDAAAEYRKIVSDAALYLVRFDYQVALPVGAGEVQLSCLDLRGVVLSESTAELPPPEELDETWHRGLAGVACPDGAAELVVTLVNSGFGDLRLRNLSLGVLSPTQPGFILEPYWR
- a CDS encoding glycosyltransferase → MNPWKIRLAGILAMASMLWCGPWLLMHLNYEDFWLSVPFAFALSLTMALTAVTCINEWLRAVPETHPVPKGEEPIVGVLVPTLGEPLSMVLRTVESIFAQDWPANRLVVIVSDDLGSPELEHEVERLQNHYPRGRIVYHRPPGRESSLRRGDAKAGNLNSAYDRLIEIEPNVGYIETRDCDDEVVEPFFLRQVVGLLLHDDALAFVQTRKTAEVSEGDPFNNLEPIFYEGMLLARHATNAVFPCGSGLVWRRNALESIGLFPTWSLVEDLMSGIEALRLGWKSAYLPIVGAQAQHAPEDIPNVYKQRGTWALDTMRIMFWLDFKGLGVRQRLQFMQMAIFYLHSFATILFMLCISVTLFTNIYPFRLEGYEAAIRFWPLVVATELFLVSLKGNRPFESVWRLREMAVGLAPIYAMASLRALFGGPDCAYRYRVTRKTDKHQWYWKETLLQTTLVLVLVAGLIYRIANTSDWSAFDAGLLYLGLLQVIPMAGFVRKSWFGLDPARELFGRRRTMLDPSHANPGD
- a CDS encoding glycosyltransferase family 39 protein, coding for MASSAAAVRARSHALGKQERDFTIAGIAIVLLFVVLQAVHIARQFNSLSAIESRAALAGLRTLDGYGWSDGYLRTLPGSLLWPVLSGSAYEFWGAAGARLIALALVAVGFLALRSATDWLFGARAACFAAGALALSAPFWVAGHLSSMEAPALAATCIAVWAIVQLARFDHRGWLLLATAMLTVAMLAHYRAVLMLIPATMLIAALRRRRAPIDIGLMWLLAGLALVVYFDIFATQIVDVLSPGRVFGLSDGIGAYDSANAVRAVIVLWGVLPLLAGFAAWYRNRGLRPVIAAFLMGPALWLGTWLLSARDGATLVHLDLALGTVLLYPAVGLALAEVSWDRARLIVLGVAVLGLGLLAAQQTRAFDRGWPDSSEPVAALVSAMKPGDQVLANERWPYALALYEADRIEAPNDVLDESLLFERDVVFDFCSFSWFVDSQAIDPWSALVMTGIGSCGTFEPVVTASSSVSSVSDGLRDREHLVQTVVRHNTKPFQEDV